One window of Scheffersomyces stipitis CBS 6054 chromosome 1, whole genome shotgun sequence genomic DNA carries:
- the ESP1 gene encoding separin protein, with protein sequence MANDRMEAEIATFIAGHVSARSGLPNTKNWTSSQILDLQRAANSLITNSFSGKSETNFDIDSISRCFQCLYMIPSTDEVSVLKKNQLFVIKLIERKQYKMAWIELHRLSHILNRVVNSVETGENSPIGNIPLTVDILDGIPYVECIVNETLVNSIIGIIVAHHFLCLQNVLLYLSSNVKGVSAGVDPLLKLSMFENVNSFFQSNSNFMHWIVLSSQLAPENIAKYTKNAIKMLNGYIKIIEILARNSKVPILKECRMNLNSTLNELASGLVLGGTRPRKRQRLEPNSVITVQEITSTAHEVHECLLSLAESPSSILLDQLNIRLMEASHDLLNHDTIVKAMAAYNLQNDSFSRTYVKIILSAFATRSGHLKSLGKLHLELIDSFTIFVKDLLPRSEDSAILTSIISQLYTILNPFNHYKRLRNLSNLLYLVGNKWQNVEAWKWSIKYELNITLNESDYISFNTKASKVCNMLLVLGYNDESSRLLLSVLEKNQNLQAQLSLSGSLLLQVVYKCISQDDKFPRLVFGNNSLSDDFKLALVFDIFRVLEKSEDVSNKSDSANKIVQEVTFQNDDYKSISVYYYYNVNGLSSYLDIKIPTTKNSLLNCGLILQKLINIEFSESQLVNCIHLFEIWLMTPTKVINTYEQNIIITFLHYLKYNGCTGHLIRIISTFKIKSVSLDPQLKLLLESELCSAISQLSLYNDVSNSLIDLKSNLKANNATSLTQILSFNILQLEYCIGTGHIKAAKEKFEKILSILSAREEFQLNSNARLSAVDKFNNLLLVAKFQAASAKLNIALNQPVASYNNLRMAIKLLYSIVIKCGPNMPKELYYQIKWETSNLLSDSYKRIIVVLKRIGITRDSLFYQNELKKINEQTSAPLINCINYFEILLFNIFMDRHEDREILLSKLDDLLGQRIVSTNLSVKFFKNIANGILKLNGKSITLPHFSTLDEIPYSELVSMYRLDYTQEKTFEYLTSLYTKESPVVFDVDDSIPSKILQIKKQVDELFFKMKSHPQFKFLSQVPQCLPSVHEGGKNMQFADSTILNDFLAIKERIMECIAREDFVGLAIYELKDISFVLFRCLHIISSITIYLPKSSLLEDCYYLQDLVKALPVNNDRLLNRDSKSSNQLLPEPISHSIESFDSKSLEFATELSMQLPSSWSVITLDICPYSGDILLSRYIKGKHPWFLRLPISRYHDRSPRTSVISFQEMETQFKEIIRQSDLSTKSSTTSKIHTKEERKNWWRLRFSLDLKMKDLLDHISDYWFGGFKGLFFNYDEDAVFQKFKTDFLKIINNLLPSRVSETGPFSQLDDNIILLFYSLPSYDVEAVDDLIIFLVDTLNFHGEHNDFSSIRMDQLHNSLEVLFDKYFSLRSPCSREHIVIVPSSNCTFFPWESLGFLSDKSISRVTSVRLLLGLLKNGELHASRNSGNAYYLVNPGGDLKRTEERFQPIFESKKGWKGSVGKQPEEEELLSGIINSDLFVYLGHGGCEQYLRASTLFRKCLPNGPFLPPTLLIGCSSGALQMNGILEPYGNIFNWLACGTPSVLVNLWDVTDKDIDQFSESVFEKWGLLHTYSNSLNLAEAVSKSRSTCTLKYLNGSAPVVYGLPLRI encoded by the coding sequence ATGGCAAATGATAGAATGGAAGCTGAAATAGCGACGTTTATTGCTGGACATGTTTCGGCCAGATCGGGACTTCCAAACACAAAGAATTGGACTTCTTCTCAAATCTTGGACCTTCAACGAGCTGCTAATTCTTTAATAACAAACTCCTTTTCAGGAAAAAGCGAGACAAATTTCGACATTGACAGCATTTCTCGCTGTTTCCAGTGTTTGTATATGATTCCAAGCACAGATGAGGTTTCTGTATTGAAAAAGAACCAACTATTtgtcatcaagttgataGAGCGGAAACAGTATAAAATGGCCTGGATCGAGCTCCATCGCCTCTCACATATTCTTAATAGGGTGGTAAACTCTGTAGAAACTGGTGAAAATTCTCCTATTGGCAACATACCCCTTACAGTGGATATCCTTGATGGAATTCCCTACGTTGAATGCATTGTAAATGAGACTTTGGTTAACCTGATCATCGGCATAATCGTGGCCCACCACTTTTTATGCCTCCAGAATGTACTTCTTTATCTTTCCAGTAATGTCAAGGGAGTTTCCGCAGGTGTGGATCCGCTTTTAAAACTCTCTATGTTTGAAAATGTCAATTCCTTTTTTCAATCCAATAGCAATTTCATGCACTGGATAGTGCTATCTAGTCAACTAGCTCCAGAAAATATAGCGAAATACACCAAGAATGCAATCAAAATGCTAAATGGATACATAAAGATTATCGAAATATTGGCTCGCAACCTGAAAGTGCCAATACTAAAGGAATGTagaatgaacttgaatTCTACATTAAACGAATTGGCATCGGGATTAGTGCTCGGAGGCACTCGTCCTCgaaaaagacaaagacTCGAACCGAACAGCGTAATCACAGTCCAAGAAATTACTTCCACAGCACATGAAGTCCATGAATGCTTGTTATCGTTAGCAGAATCCCCATCGTCAATACTATTGGATCAATTAAACATAAGATTGATGGAAGCATCGCACGATTTGTTAAACCATGATACCATTGTTAAGGCAATGGCAGCATATAACTTACAGAACGATTCATTTTCGCGTACCTATGTCAAAATCATACTTTCAGCATTTGCAACTAGGAGTGGCCACTTAAAAAGTCTTGGGAAATTGCACCTAGAACTCATTGATTCATTCACAATTTTCGTCAAGGACTTGTTACCAAGATCTGAGGATTCGGCCATTTTAACATCCATCATTTCTCAGTTATATACAATCCTTAATCCATTCAACCACTATAAACGTTTGCGGAATCTttccaatttgttgtacCTCGTAGGTAACAAGTGGCAAAATGTGGAAGCATGGAAATGGTCGATCAAGTACGAACTTAATATCACCCTTAACGAGTCAGATTATATATCTTTCAACACAAAGGCACTGAAAGTCTGCAACATGTTGCTTGTTTTGGGTTACAATGACGAATCTTCCCGTTTGCTTCTAAGTGTATTAGAAAAAAACCAAAATCTTCAAGCTCAACTTTCGCTTTCTGGAAGTCTTCTTTTACAAGTTGTCTACAAATGTATCTCCCAAGATGACAAGTTTCCGCGTCTAGTATTTGGCAACAACTCTCTTTCAGATGATTTTAAATTGGCTCTTGTATTCGATATATTTAGAGTACTTGAAAAATCGGAAGATGTTTCTAATAAATCGGATTCTGCGAAcaaaattgttcaagaagttacGTTTCAAAATGATGACTACAAGCTGATATCGGTGTATTATTATTACAATGTGAATGGCCTCTCGCTGTATCTCGACATCAAAATCCCAACTACTAAGAATAGTTTGCTTAATTGTGGATTGATTTTACAAAAATTGatcaatattgaattcagTGAATCCCAATTAGTTAACTGTATTCATTTATTTGAAATTTGGCTAATGACCCCAACCAAAGTTATCAACACATATGAGCAAAATATAATAATTACATTCTTACATTATTTGAAGTACAACGGTTGTACAGGACATCTTATTCGCATAATCAGCACTTTTAAGATCAAGAGTGTAAGCTTGGATCCACAATTAAAACTCCTTCTCGAGTCAGAACTTTGTCTGGCAATTTCCCAGTTATCTTTGTACAATGATGTTTCGAATTCTTTGATAGATTTGAAATCTAACTTGAAGGCAAATAATGCAACCTCTCTCACCCAAATCTTGTCGTTtaacattcttcaacttgaataTTGTATTGGCACTGGGCATATAAAAGCTGCCAAAGagaagtttgaaaagataTTGAGTATATTATCGGCAAGGGAAGAGTTTCAGTTGAATTCGAATGCAAGGCTATCAGCCGTTGACAAGTTCAATAATTTGTTGCTTGTGGCCAAATTTCAAGCAGCATCAGCTAAGCTCAATATTGCCCTTAATCAGCCAGTTGCTTCATATAACAATCTAAGGATGGCTATAAAGTTGTTGTATTCAATTGTTATTAAATGTGGTCCTAACATGCCAAAGGAACTTTATTATCAAATTAAATGGGAAACTTCAAATCTACTTCTGGATTCGTACAAGAGAATTATTGTGGTGTTAAAGAGAATCGGAATTACCAGGGATAGCTTGTTCTATCAGAATGAACTCAAAAAGATAAATGAACAGACTCTGGCACCGCTCATCAACTGCATAAATTATTTCGAGATATTGCTATTCAACATTTTCATGGATCGTCATGAAGATCGggagattcttctttcaaagcTAGATGATTTATTAGGTCAAAGAATTGTTTCTACGAACTTGTCGGTgaagtttttcaagaatataGCCAATggaattttgaaattgaatgGAAAATCGATCACTCTTCCTCATTTCAGCACTTTGGATGAGATACCCTACTCCGAATTGGTGTCTATGTATCGGTTGGACTATACTCAAGAGAAAACGTTTGAGTATTTAACATCTTTGTACACTAAAGAAAGTCCAGTGGTCTTCGATGTAGACGATCTGATTCCATCAAAAATTCTTCAGATAAAGAAGCAAGTTGATGAGTTatttttcaagatgaaatctCATCCTCAATTCAAATTCCTCCTGCAAGTGCCCCAGTGTCTTCCAAGTGTTCATGAAGGAGGCAAAAATATGCAATTCGCAGATTCGACAATTTTGAATGATTTCTTGGCTATTAAAGAACGTATAATGGAATGTATTGCCAGAGAGGACTTTGTTGGACTTGCAATCTATGAATTGAAAGATATAAgctttgttcttttcagGTGCTTGCACATCATTTCATCTATAACAATCTATCTTCCAAAGAGTAGTTTATTAGAAGACTGCTATTATTTGCAAGATTTGGTCAAAGCACTTCCAGTTAACAATGATCGACTCTTGAATCGTGACAGCAAAAGTTCAAACCAGTTACTTCCCGAACCTATATCGCATTCAATTGAAAGTTTTGATTCCAAGTCGTTAGAATTTGCAACAGAACTTTCCATGCAACTTCCCCTGAGTTGGTCTGTTATCACATTGGACATTTGTCCTTATTCTGGGGATATTTTGCTTTCTAGATATATCAAAGGAAAACATCCATGGTTTCTTAGACTACCAATTAGCAGATATCATGATAGGTCGCCACGGACTTCTGTGATATCATTTCAAGAGATGGAAACACAATTTAAAGAAATAATTCGGCAAAGTGACCTTTCTACTAAATCATCAACTACATCTAAAATTCacacaaaagaagaaagaaaaaacTGGTGGAGGTTGAGGTTCAGTTTagacttgaagatgaaagatTTATTGGATCATATATCAGACTATTGGTTTGGAGGGTTTAAAGGCTTATTTTTCAATTACGATGAGGATGCtgtttttcaaaaattcaaaactgatttcttgaagataaTAAATAATCTTTTGCCGTCGCGTGTTTCAGAGACTGGTCCGTTCTCACAATTAGATGATAATATAATCCTTTTGTTTTACAGTTTGCCAAGTTATGACGTTGAAGCTGTTGACGATTTAATTATCTTCTTGGTTGACACCCTCAACTTTCATGGAGAGCACAATGACTTTTCCTCCATTAGAATGGATCAGTTGCATAATTCATTGGAAGTCTTATTCGATAAGTATTTCAGTTTACGATCCCCATGTTCTAGGGAACATATTGTGATTGTTCCTAGCTCAAATTGTACTTTCTTTCCATGGGAGTCGTTGGGTTTTCTTTCAGACAAATCCATTTCAAGAGTTACTTCAGTTAGACTCTTGCTTGgtttattgaaaaatggtGAATTACATgcttcaagaaattcagGTAATGCATACTACTTGGTAAATCCAGGAGGTGATCTAAAAAGGACTGAAGAAAGGTTTCAACCAATTTTTGAGAGTAAGAAAGGTTGGAAGGGAAGTGTGGGCAAGCAGccagaggaagaggagcTCTTGAGTGGTATAATAAACAGTGATCTATTTGTATATCTCGGTCATGGGGGGTGTGAGCAATACTTAAGAGCATCTACTCTATTCAGGAAATGTTTACCAAACGGGCCGTTCTTACCCCCAACTTTACTAATTGGTTGTTCATCTGGTGCTTTGCAAATGAATGGAATCCTAGAACCATATGGGAATATTTTTAACTGGTTAGCCTGTGGTACCCCCAGTGTACTTGTGAATCTATGGGACGTTACTGACAAGGATATCGATCAGTTTAGCGAGTCtgtctttgaaaaatgggGATTGTTGCATACTTACAGCAATTCCTTGAATCTCGCCGAAGCTGTCAGTAAGAGTAGGTCTACATGTActttgaaatatttgaaCGGGTCTGCACCTGTTGTTTATGGGTTGCCATTGagaatatag
- a CDS encoding inorganic phosphate transporter gives MLELEGDDKAMARKIYLVNNALDEIGFTWFHVKCFVVAGYGYVADSLLGMAQSTVATYVNLQFNQTYPLSTQVLYIGLFSGCVFWGLSGDIIGRKLAFNLTLFLCAILSFLVGAMSSFPMYCFMLAISSFALGGNLAIDATVFLEFLPFNYQWLTTFFACWWSLGQAVGYGVAYAFVVPEKWHCTSADNCPSESNRGWRYVWYVDAGIVFFFAVIRLMLKLEETPKFLVTNNRDAECVEQLQAIAKKYNRTCSLTLEDLQACGEVKKNDFKMSDPKLKDFFSSSIKNSKALFSTKKMSINTLMLFMSWFGIGIAYPLWGTFLPVYIASKGGHTSADDAAGVYGDALLSTCLSFFGPVIGGLLILIPRVGRRGTLCIGGITSMIFFMAYTTVRTRPGALGFSTAAYICIYIYYGCLYGYTPECLPSYCRATGSGLAFVFNRIAGLIVPVIAYYAKPTTSVPIWVCASFIGLIGIGSLFFPFEPSRQRSV, from the coding sequence ATGTTGGAACTTGAAGGCGACGACAAGGCAATGGCTAGAAAGATTTACCTTGTTAACAACGCCTTGGACGAGATAGGGTTCACCTGGTTCCATGTTAAATGCTTTGTCGTTGCTGGCTATGGTTATGTTGCAGATTCTCTCTTGGGTATGGCCCAGTCGACTGTTGCAACTTACGtgaatttgcaattcaaCCAAACATATCCCTTGAGCACACAAGTTCTCTACATTGGCCTCTTTTCGGGATGTGTCTTCTGGGGGTTGAGTGGTGATATCATTGGAAGAAAGCTTGCTTTCAACTTGACCCTATTCCTCTGTGCCATCTTAAgttttcttgttggtgCCATGAGCAGTTTCCCCATGTATTGTTTCATGTTGGCGATTAGTTCATTTGCTCTAGGCGGTAACTTAGCTATTGATGCTACAGTGTTTTTGGAGTTCTTGCCATTCAACTACCAGTGGTTGACGACTTTCTTTGCCTGTTGGTGGTCTCTTGGCCAAGCAGTTGGATATGGTGTGGCTTATGCCTTTGTTGTTCCAGAAAAGTGGCATTGCACCAGTGCCGATAACTGTCCCTCTGAAAGTAACAGAGGATGGAGGTATGTGTGGTATGTCGATGCAGGTAtagtattcttctttgccGTTATCAGATTGATGCTCAAGTTAGAAGAAACCCCAAAGTTCTTGGTAACCAACAACAGGGATGCTGAATGTGTAGAGCAGTTGCAGGCAATTGCTAAGAAGTACAACAGAACTTGTTCCTTGACCTTAGAAGACTTGCAGGCTTGTGGTGAAGTAAAGAAAAATGACTTTAAGATGAGCGACCCTAAGTTGAAggacttcttcagcagtagTATAAAAAATAGTAAAGCATTGTTCAGCACTAAGAAGATGAGCATTAACACCTTGATGTTATTCATGTCTTGGTTTGGTATTGGTATCGCTTATCCACTTTGGGGTACTTTTTTGCCAGTTTACATTGCTTCTAAAGGTGGTCATACCTCTGCCGACGACGCTGCTGGTGTTTATGGCGATGCTTTGCTCTCCACTTGtttgtctttctttggTCCAGTAATTGGTGGTCTTCTCATTTTAATTCCTCGGGTAGGAAGAAGAGGTACTCTTTGTATTGGTGGTATAACTTCTATGATCTTTTTTATGGCTTATACGACAGTTAGAACAAGACCAGGTGCTCTCGGTTTCTCAACAGCAGCCTACATCTGCATCTATATCTACTACGGATGTCTCTACGGTTACACACCAGAATGTCTTCCAAGTTACTGCAGAGCTACTGGCTCCGGGTTGGCATTTGTCTTCAACAGAATAGCGGGCCTCATTGTCCCAGTGATTGCTTATTACGCTAAACCTACCACTAGTGTACCAATTTGGGTGTGTGCTTCTTTCATTGGTCTAATTGGAATTGGCTCCTTGTTTTTTCCATTCGAGCCTTCAAGACAAAGATCTGTCTAA
- the HXT2.2 gene encoding Predicted transporter (major facilitator superfamily) (Predicted transporter (major facilitator superfamily) similar to MAL31) has translation MSKNQTIKDQIISISVSDGVEYDAQQEHEIDQYLYQKNSWWTYPHLRKLHLFVFLCTLATTTNGYDGSMLNGLQVLPAWQEAMGHPEGYKLGSLANGTLFGSVLCIFVGAWICDKIGRRNTITAGSGIAVVGAVLQGASTNFAFFLSSRILIGFGGGLCAIAAPALIAEISYPTFRPTCTAIYNTFWYFGAVIAAWVTFGTQNLNGGASWRIPSYLQAALPAVQFLTIWYFPESPRWMIAKGREEQARKFFFEYHTGGDQDERSVKLVEFEIKEIQAALEMEKICSNSKYTDFLTIPSYRKRLFLISFTACIMQLSGNGLVSYYLGKVLTSIGIESSNEQLIINGCLMIYNNVIALSVAFVVYLFRRRTLFLTSISGMLVSYIVWTALSAKNQQRNFEDKSLGRGVLAMIFLYYFFYDIGANGLPFLYVTEVLPYTHRAKGLNVMYGVQMVTSVYNGYVNPIAMDALDWKYYIVWCCFLTFELVIVYLFFVETYGYSLEEVAKVFGDDAHSPLISLDTGNGKTSIEHLEQISSVEVGKSV, from the coding sequence atgtCTAAGAATCAAACAATCAAAGACCagataatttccatttctGTTTCAGATGGCGTCGAATATGACGCTCAACAAGAGCATGAAATTGATCAGTATCTTTATCAAAAGAATTCTTGGTGGACTTATCCACACTTAAGAAAGTTACAtctttttgtatttttatGCACCCTAGCTACTACAACTAACGGTTATGACGGTTCCATGTTGAACGGTTTGCAAGTACTTCCAGCTTGGCAGGAAGCTATGGGTCACCCAGAAGGCTACAAGCTTGGTTCTCTTGCCAATGGTACACTTTTTGGTTCTGTTCTTTGTATCTTTGTTGGAGCTTGGATATGTGACAAGATCGgtagaagaaatacaaTCACTGCTGGTTCTGGAATTGCGGTTGTGGGTGCTGTTTTGCAAGGAGCCTCTACTAATTTTGCATTCTTTTTGAGTTCTAGAATTTTAATTGGTTTCGGTGGTGGTCTTTGTGCCATTGCTGCTCCAGCATTGATTGCTGAAATTTCTTATCCAACTTTTAGACCAACTTGTACTGCCATTTACAACACCTTCTGGTATTTTGGTGCAGTCATTGCTGCTTGGGTCACTTTTGGTACTCAAAACTTGAATGGTGGGGcaagttggagaattcCTTCTTATCTCCAAGCGGCATTACCAGCTGTACaatttctcactatttGGTACTTTCCCGAATCACCAAGGTGGATGATTGCtaaaggaagagaagaacaagcCAGGAAATTCTTTTTTGAATATCACACTGGGGGTGACCAAGATGAAAGATCTGTTAAATTGGTAGAATTTGAAATAAAAGAAATCCAAGCTGCTTTGGAGATGGAAAAGATTTGCTCAAACTCGAAATACACTGACTTCTTAACCATTCCATCTTACAGAAAGAGattattcttgatttcttttaCTGCTTGTATTATGCAGTTATCTGGGAATGGTTTAGTTTCCTATtatcttggaaaagtctTGACTTCAATCGGAATTGAATCTTCAAACGAGCAGCTAATTATCAACGGTTGTCTTATGATATATAACAATGTTATTGCTTTGTCCGTTGCTTTTGTTGTCTACTTATTTAGAAGACGAACTTTGTTCTTAACATCTATATCAGGTATGCTTGTCAGTTACATTGTGTGGACAGCTTTATCTGCAAAAAATCAACAAAGGAACTTTGAGGACAAGTCATTAGGAAGGGGTGTTCTTGCAATGATCTTCTTATATTATTTTTTCTATGATATTGGTGCTAACGGTTTACCATTTTTGTATGTTACTGAAGTTTTACCTTATACTCACAGAGCAAAGGGTCTAAACGTAATGTACGGTGTCCAGATGGTAACTTCAGTTTACAATGGTTACGTCAATCCTATTGCCATGGATGCACTTGACTGGAAGTACTACATTGTTTGGTGTTGTTTCTTGACGTTTGAGTTGGTCATTGtctatcttttctttgtggAAACTTACGGTTActctttggaagaagttgcaaagGTTTTCGGTGACGATGCACACTCGCCTCTCATTTCCTTAGATACTGGCAATGGCAAAACTTCCATCGAACATTTGGAACaaatttcttctgttgaagTCGGAAAAAGTGTTTGA
- a CDS encoding peptidase S15 — protein sequence MVFNVPESGERITVKPEELPFEVVKVEDIQIPTRDGSILYAHLWIPKCAYDASEIKVGTLVEYIPYRKSDFTAIRDSIRHPYYAGYGFASLRVDMRGSGDSDGILQGEYLLQEQEDNLDVFDWIIKQSWSNERIGQFGKSWGGFNSLQIAARQHPALKAIITLNSTDDRYSDDVHYRGGCLLASDMLWWASTMFAYNARPQDPRVRKDWRENWLERLELEPNAIEWVKHQTRDDFWKHGSVCEDYSKVDIPVLAVGGWRDGYTSAVFRMIQNLPHPDSKGLIGPWVHEYPEVATPSPGLGYNQLAVKWFEKYLVTDDKVIKEIKDLNIPETFSIENMPRLSAFIQEPSSIHESYTKREGQWVGCEYDYNKLNYSVLTLNLSTTQLVSGQPRKWFGSPKTILEFSGHQEYGLFRGTWCPFGQDGDFPPDQKIEDCKSLNFDSLPQEKESSFLGFPEVELEISSDSDLAMVSARLIDINPITKENVLISWGLVNLNHFLGTHSDPQTLEVGKTYSIKVQLDAVGYNVKKGHVVRLSLSSTDWPSSWPLAKTPTLTLHGGKIKLPIAPTDLYKEKDVDKLFPHPESLAPTAIDVLRKESRTRSVTYDPINDTWTVNDFSDEGKRKLVSNGMEMGSWNKNTWFIKEGSPTSAFNQCDWELTLGREEDNWQIKIANTSIMKCCEVNFYLDNKIEAFENDKKVFEKSWSNSIPRSFI from the coding sequence ATGGTTTTCAACGTTCCCGAATCGGGGGAAAGAATCACCGTTAAGCCTGAAGAGTTGCCCTTTGAGGTTGTCAAGGTTGAGGACATACAGATTCCTACCAGAGACGGTTCCATTTTGTATGCTCATTTGTGGATCCCCAAGTGCGCCTACGATGCTAGCGAAATTAAGGTAGGTACCTTGGTTGAGTATATTCCGTATAGGAAAAGTGACTTCACAGCCATCCGAGACTCCATCCGCCATCCCTATTATGCTGGCTATGGGTTTGCATCATTAAGAGTTGACATGAGAGGAAGCGGAGACTCCGACGGAATCTTGCAAGGAGAGTACCTACTCCAGGAACAAGAGGACAATTTGGATGTATTTGACTGGATTATTAAACAGTCGTGGTCCAACGAGAGAATTGGCCAGTTCGGCAAATCATGGGGTGGTTTTAACAGTCTTCAGATTGCTGCTAGGCAGCATCCTGCTTTGAAGGCTATAATCACTTTGAACTCTACAGACGATCGTTATTCTGACGATGTCCATTATCGTGGAGGTTGTTTACTTGCTTCTGACATGTTGTGGTGGGCTCTGACAATGTTTGCTTATAATGCCCGGCCTCAAGATCCTCGAGTCAGAAAGGACTGGAGGGAGAACTGGTTGGAACGACTTGAACTAGAACCCAATGCAATTGAATGGGTTAAACATCAGACAAGAGACGATTTCTGGAAACACGGCTCTGTTTGTGAAGACTACAGCAAGGTAGATATCCCCGTATTGGCTGTAGGAGGCTGGAGAGACGGCTACACCAGTGCTGTGTTCAGAATGATCCAAAACTTGCCTCACCCAGACTCAAAGGGACTCATTGGACCTTGGGTCCACGAATATCCTGAAGTCGCTACGCCTCTGCCGGGGTTAGGTTACAACCAACTTGCTGTCAAGTGGTTTGAGAAGTATTTGGTTACCGACGATAAAGTCATTAAAGAGatcaaggacttgaatATACCCGAAACGTTCAGTATCGAAAATATGCCTCGATTGTCTGCGTTTATTCAGgaaccttcttcaattcacGAGAGTTATACAAAGAGAGAAGGGCAATGGGTTGGATGTGAGTACGACTACAATAAATTGAATTATTCTGTATTAACCTTGAACTTACTGACTACTCAATTGGTTTCCGGCCAGCCCAGGAAGTGGTTTGGTTCACCTAAAACGATTCTCGAGTTTTCTGGCCACCAAGAATATGGTCTTTTCAGAGGTACCTGGTGTCCTTTTGGCCAAGATGGTGATTTTCCTCCCGATCAAAAGATTGAGGATTGCAAAAGTTTGAATTTCGACAGTTTACcacaagagaaagaatcaaGCTTTTTGGGATTTCCAGAAGTGGAGCTCGAAATATCCAGTGATTCCGATCTTGCAATGGTGTCGGCTAGACTTATCGATATCAATCCCATAACCAAGGAGAACgtcttgatttcttgggGTTTAGTTAACTTGAATCATTTCTTGGGAACACATTCTGATCCCCAAACCTTAGAAGTTGGAAAGACTTACTCTATCAAGGTTCAATTGGATGCTGTTGGTTACAATGTCAAGAAGGGACATGTAGTAAGATTGTCACTAAGTTCCACCGACTGGCCCTCCTCGTGGCCACTAGCCAAGACGCCAACATTGACTCTTCATGGGGGAAAGATCAAGTTGCCAATTGCACCAACGGATTTATATAAGGAGAAGGATGTCGACAAGCTTTTTCCTCACCCCGAATCCTTGGCTCCCACGGCAATCGATGTATTGAGAAAAGAATCTAGAACTCGGTCAGTCACATACGATCCTATCAATGACACTTGGACTGTAAACGATTTCTCAGACGAGGGAAAGAGAAAGCTTGTCAGTAATGGTATGGAGATGGGGTCATGGAATAAGAATACTTGGTTCATTAAAGAAGGTAGTCCCACATCTGCTTTCAACCAGTGCGATTGGGAGTTGACATTAGGTAGAGAAGAGGACAACTGGCAAATAAAGATTGCAAATACCTCTATAATGAAGTGCTGTGAGGTCAATTTCTACTTAGACAATAAAAttgaagcttttgaaaatgacaagAAAGTCTTTGAAAAGTCATGGAGCAACAGTATCCCAAGAAGCTTCATCTAG